One Papaver somniferum cultivar HN1 chromosome 10, ASM357369v1, whole genome shotgun sequence genomic window carries:
- the LOC113315601 gene encoding L10-interacting MYB domain-containing protein-like: MESDQSSNPQTGRKTWTPPMDRLFIGLMEDQVQKGQLLDGQFSKYAWTHFVDNFKQSFGSSFTKDVLKNRMKTLKKNYVAASTLRGQSGFGWDQSREIVIADDAVWDDYTKKHPDVKCWRTKTLAHFDELAIIFGDNRANGRYSRCRNDNTVQDDDDHDNENLDNTQSPDTPQEQNDNGYKYKDEDLHTSDTQKRARASTGLNSRPFRKTKKSTGEGMVDAIQVMAADVNNVATKKEENKISSSLEASLVSALEDVPNLDDDTFVKALDLLEDEKKAKIFIALTGNRK; this comes from the exons ATGGAGAGTGATCAATCATCCAACCCCCAAACTGGAAGGAAAACTTGGACTCCTCCCATGGATAGACTGTTCATAGGTCTAATGGAAGACCAAGTACAGAAAGGACAACTACTCGATGGTCAATTCAGCAAATATGCTTGGACACACTTTGTTGATAATTTCAAGCAGAGTTTTGGTTCTTCTTTTACCAAGGATGTGTTGAAAAATCGTATGAAAACTTTGAAGAAGAACTATGTTGCTGCGAGTACTCTTAGAGGTCAAAGTGGATTTGGATGGGATCAGTCGCGAGAAATTGTGATTGCTGATGATGCTGTATGGGATGATTATACCAAG AAGCATCCTGATGTCAAATGCTGGAGGACAAAGACCCTTGCTCACTTTGATGAGTTAGCTATTATATTTGGAGATAATAGGGCCAATGGAAGGTATAGCCGTTGTAGGAATGACAATACTGTGCAAGATGATGATGACCATGATAATGAAAATTTAGATAACACGCAATCTCCAGATACCCCTCAAGAACAGAATGATAATGGATATAAATATAAGGATGAGGACTTGCATACATCTGACACTCAAAAAAGGGCTCGAGCTTCAACAGGTCTGAATTCACGTCCTTTTAGAAAGACCAAAAAGAGTACAGGAGAAGGAATGGTAGATGCAATTCAGGTAATGGCAGCGGATGTGAACAATGTTGCGactaagaaagaagaaaacaaaatttcatcatctttaGAGGCAAGTTTAGTGTCCGCACTCGAGGATGTACCAAATTTGGATGATGATACTTTTGTGAAGGCGCTAGATTTATTGGAAGATGAAAAGAAAGCTAAGATTTTCATTGCATTGACTGGGAACAGGAAATGA